In the genome of Falsirhodobacter halotolerans, one region contains:
- the scpB gene encoding SMC-Scp complex subunit ScpB: MSLFAPPTMEEQERMVEAILFAAPHPVTVADMAARMPHGSDPAEAVQTLRRRYDGRGVQVVHVGDAWAIRTAQDLGFLMQREVVETRKLSRAAMETLAIIAYHQPATRAEIEEIRGVAVSRGTIDQLLELEWIRLGRRRMTPGRPVTFVVTDTFLDHFGLEAARDLPGLKELREAGLLDNRPAPGAPPPVTDDDESPEGQSELFED; the protein is encoded by the coding sequence ATGAGCCTGTTCGCCCCCCCGACGATGGAGGAGCAGGAGCGCATGGTCGAAGCGATCCTGTTTGCCGCCCCCCATCCGGTCACCGTGGCCGACATGGCCGCGCGGATGCCCCACGGCAGCGACCCGGCAGAGGCGGTGCAGACCCTGCGCCGCCGCTATGACGGGCGCGGGGTGCAGGTGGTGCATGTGGGGGATGCCTGGGCGATCCGCACGGCGCAGGATCTGGGCTTTTTGATGCAGAGGGAGGTGGTGGAGACGCGCAAGCTCTCTCGTGCCGCGATGGAAACGCTGGCCATCATCGCCTATCACCAGCCCGCCACCCGTGCCGAGATCGAGGAAATTCGCGGCGTGGCCGTCAGCCGGGGAACCATCGACCAGCTTCTGGAATTGGAGTGGATACGTCTGGGGCGCCGCCGCATGACACCGGGACGCCCGGTGACGTTCGTGGTGACCGATACGTTTCTGGACCATTTCGGGCTGGAGGCGGCCCGCGACCTGCCGGGCCTTAAGGAGCTTCGAGAGGCGGGGCTGCTGGACAACCGGCCCGCACCGGGGGCACCCCCGCCCGTGACGGATGATGACGAAAGCCCCGAGGGGCAAAGCGAACTGTTCGAGGATTGA
- a CDS encoding segregation and condensation protein A, producing MSVDEVQDRLAAEALIVDVEGFEGPLDLLLTLSRTQKVDLRRISVLRLAEQYLRFVEEAKTLRIELAADYLVMAAWLAYLKSRLLLPPDPTEDGPSAEDLAAHLAYQLERLEAMRVAAAQLMARNQLGRDMFARGNPDDLTHRRRVTYTASLIDLMRAYARLRTRDEFRPFVMDRQNVFTMEEALDRMRGMLNFFGDWGDLTAWLPEGWDGHPMRRRSVTASHFAAVLEMAKRGQVDLRQDATFAPIEIRRRT from the coding sequence ATGTCGGTGGACGAGGTTCAGGACCGGTTGGCCGCCGAGGCGCTGATCGTCGATGTAGAGGGGTTCGAGGGTCCGCTCGATCTTCTGCTGACCCTGTCCCGCACGCAAAAGGTCGATCTCCGGCGCATTTCTGTCCTTCGGCTGGCCGAACAGTATCTGCGGTTCGTGGAGGAGGCGAAGACGCTGCGGATCGAATTGGCCGCCGATTATCTGGTCATGGCCGCGTGGCTTGCCTATCTGAAATCGCGCCTGTTGTTGCCCCCCGACCCGACCGAGGATGGTCCGTCCGCCGAAGATCTGGCCGCGCATCTCGCCTATCAGTTGGAGAGGTTGGAGGCGATGCGCGTAGCGGCGGCCCAATTGATGGCCCGCAACCAGTTGGGCCGCGACATGTTCGCCCGCGGCAATCCCGACGATCTGACGCACAGGCGGCGCGTGACCTATACCGCCAGCCTGATCGACCTGATGCGCGCCTATGCCCGCCTGCGCACGCGGGATGAATTCCGTCCTTTCGTGATGGACCGCCAGAATGTCTTCACGATGGAAGAGGCACTGGACCGGATGCGCGGGATGCTGAACTTCTTCGGCGACTGGGGCGATCTGACGGCTTGGTTGCCCGAGGGGTGGGATGGACACCCGATGCGCCGCCGCTCTGTCACCGCATCGCATTTTGCGGCCGTTCTGGAAATGGCCAAGCGCGGTCAGGTCGATCTGCGGCAGGACGCCACCTTTGCCCCCATTGAAATCCGGCGGCGGACATGA